A window of Myxococcales bacterium contains these coding sequences:
- a CDS encoding DUF4241 domain-containing protein: MSDDAADFVQMSHPRSHRLFKVERRGRSIVIGYEPHQEVVQCVSVAAAREELAQRVRVQVRRGFVDVRAKYTAPEPPPPPPRDLRRLMRSGERLGDLTIEVRRLGRLDVGDGKLVACDPLGPPRRAFVAAVPRGVFPVEAAIVGFPITRSRTKWKEDLRCAAAWVRFARRKIERFVPAKLGRGSTSSFGVDAGTAAFVGGRGAARADVAEVDALTAQLLTKGRPPSFAWATLPEGTGPKGTIAFSSGFGDGAYPCHFGLDAQGKVVCAFVDFGIVDDARWVAPSPVRARRRTPPSATRRAT, translated from the coding sequence ATGAGCGACGACGCGGCGGACTTCGTGCAAATGAGCCACCCTCGGTCCCACCGGCTCTTCAAGGTGGAGCGCCGCGGCAGGTCGATCGTGATCGGGTACGAGCCGCACCAAGAGGTCGTGCAGTGTGTCAGCGTCGCGGCCGCGCGCGAGGAGCTCGCGCAGCGCGTGCGGGTCCAGGTGCGTCGCGGCTTCGTCGACGTGCGTGCGAAATACACGGCGCCCGAGCCCCCTCCTCCGCCTCCTCGCGATCTGCGAAGGCTCATGAGGTCGGGGGAGCGCCTCGGCGATTTGACGATCGAGGTGCGACGGCTCGGGCGCCTCGACGTGGGGGACGGGAAGCTCGTCGCGTGCGATCCGCTCGGCCCGCCTCGACGCGCGTTCGTCGCGGCCGTCCCGCGAGGCGTGTTCCCCGTCGAGGCCGCGATCGTCGGCTTTCCGATCACGCGTTCGCGCACGAAGTGGAAGGAGGACCTCCGCTGCGCCGCGGCGTGGGTGCGCTTCGCGCGGAGGAAGATCGAGCGCTTCGTGCCTGCGAAGCTAGGACGAGGGTCCACGTCGAGCTTCGGGGTGGACGCGGGCACGGCGGCGTTCGTGGGTGGTCGGGGCGCGGCTCGTGCCGACGTCGCGGAGGTCGACGCGCTCACGGCGCAGCTCCTCACGAAGGGGAGGCCTCCGTCGTTCGCGTGGGCCACGCTCCCCGAGGGCACCGGGCCGAAGGGCACGATCGCCTTCTCGAGCGGCTTCGGGGATGGGGCGTACCCGTGCCACTTCGGGCTCGACGCGCAGGGCAAGGTGGTGTGCGCCTTCGTCGACTTCGGCATCGTCGACGACGCGCGTTGGGTGGCCCCTTCGCCGGTCCGGGCTCGACGGCGCACCCCCCCCTCCGCCACGCGCCGGGCCACGTGA
- a CDS encoding general secretion pathway protein GspC, with the protein MLASHAVRRRFGGLWLGPLAALAFVSAKTVTAFAGALFLTPDAARLAEAPSGAAPLPSAPAAPHTTAAAAILARNPFDHETGPLDAQDPADGEPVALDLDPMHAPRCEGVTVRVITASSEPDWSLTVLSSSETPRNRLLRRGGAIGRKTVHFVGWDRVWLREGAALCQVGLHDGGGEAPKPPATSSAPAPGAAGIDPVLRKGIVRVSATEHAIDRGVVEKILENPAELLRARVVPEQEGGRVVGLRLFGVRPDSLLALLGVENGDRLGAINGFELTTPEKIFEAYARLRTADKLTLSVNRRGQPMTLDYAIR; encoded by the coding sequence ATGCTCGCCTCTCACGCGGTTCGACGGCGTTTTGGTGGTCTCTGGCTCGGCCCGCTCGCGGCGCTCGCCTTCGTCTCGGCGAAGACGGTGACAGCGTTTGCCGGCGCGCTATTCCTCACTCCCGATGCCGCTCGACTGGCCGAGGCGCCCTCGGGTGCCGCGCCCCTGCCATCGGCCCCCGCCGCCCCCCACACCACGGCGGCCGCTGCCATCTTGGCGCGGAACCCGTTCGACCACGAGACGGGCCCGCTCGACGCCCAGGACCCCGCCGACGGCGAGCCCGTCGCCCTCGACCTGGATCCGATGCACGCACCGCGGTGCGAAGGTGTGACCGTCCGTGTGATCACCGCATCCTCCGAGCCGGACTGGTCCCTCACGGTGCTGTCGTCGTCCGAAACGCCGAGAAATCGGCTCTTGCGCCGCGGTGGAGCGATCGGCCGAAAGACGGTGCACTTCGTCGGGTGGGACCGCGTTTGGCTCCGCGAGGGCGCCGCGCTCTGCCAAGTGGGCTTGCACGATGGGGGCGGCGAGGCGCCGAAGCCACCCGCGACCTCCTCGGCACCCGCGCCCGGCGCTGCGGGGATCGATCCGGTCCTCCGCAAGGGCATCGTGCGCGTGAGCGCCACCGAGCACGCGATCGATCGCGGCGTCGTCGAGAAGATCCTCGAGAACCCGGCGGAGCTGCTGCGCGCGCGTGTCGTACCCGAGCAAGAAGGCGGAAGAGTCGTGGGTCTTCGGCTCTTCGGCGTCCGCCCCGACTCGCTGCTCGCCCTCCTCGGCGTCGAGAACGGTGACCGGCTCGGCGCGATCAACGGGTTCGAGCTCACGACCCCCGAGAAGATCTTCGAGGCGTACGCGCGCCTCCGAACGGCCGACAAGCTCACCCTCTCGGTGAACCGCCGCGGTCAGCCGATGACCCTCGACTACGCCATTCGGTGA
- a CDS encoding DUF1028 domain-containing protein has product MMARGRRALARTVGGSVVVLTLLSAASKHAHATYSVTLADRTTGVVAVGVASCVPLDVVQKVAGLARGKGAFVTQSYLYAPAHDEAARGMTLGEAPAVILPRLLDPKFDADAELRQYALVSLAGESAAHTGARTLDFAGHRTHVEEGVVVTFQGNVLAGEATLEAMRSAFVTADGAALDRLVAALVAPSKHAPVLGDARCTARGRSAEAATLDVLAADPRDDLHVAVEGGETDEPLRAVSEKYAAYRRARAADAAAPLDASPSPPEGAELREESTGCTSAAGPKLALPFAMTLLAGILARRWRCRSA; this is encoded by the coding sequence ATGATGGCCCGAGGGCGGCGAGCGCTCGCGCGCACGGTAGGCGGCTCGGTCGTCGTGCTCACGCTGCTCTCGGCCGCGTCAAAACACGCACACGCCACGTACTCCGTCACCCTCGCCGATCGCACGACGGGGGTCGTCGCGGTCGGCGTGGCGTCGTGTGTGCCGCTCGACGTCGTGCAGAAAGTCGCGGGCCTCGCGCGAGGGAAGGGCGCGTTCGTCACGCAGTCGTATTTGTACGCGCCCGCGCACGACGAGGCCGCGCGTGGGATGACGCTCGGGGAAGCCCCCGCCGTGATCCTGCCGAGGCTCCTCGACCCGAAGTTCGACGCGGACGCCGAGCTCCGCCAGTACGCGCTCGTCAGCCTCGCCGGAGAGTCCGCGGCCCACACAGGCGCGCGCACCCTCGACTTCGCAGGCCACCGCACGCACGTCGAGGAGGGTGTCGTCGTGACGTTTCAGGGCAACGTGCTCGCGGGCGAAGCGACGCTCGAGGCGATGCGCTCCGCGTTCGTCACGGCCGACGGGGCTGCGCTCGACCGCCTCGTCGCGGCGCTCGTCGCGCCCTCGAAGCACGCACCGGTCCTCGGGGACGCGCGCTGCACGGCGCGAGGGCGCTCGGCCGAGGCCGCGACCCTCGACGTGCTCGCGGCCGATCCTCGCGACGACCTTCACGTCGCCGTCGAAGGGGGCGAGACCGACGAGCCGCTCCGCGCGGTCTCCGAGAAGTATGCCGCGTACCGCCGCGCACGTGCCGCCGACGCCGCGGCCCCTCTCGACGCCTCGCCTTCGCCCCCCGAGGGCGCCGAGCTACGCGAAGAGAGCACGGGGTGCACGAGCGCGGCCGGTCCCAAGCTCGCCCTCCCGTTCGCCATGACCCTGCTCGCTGGCATTCTGGCGCGTCGCTGGCGATGTAGGTCGGCGTAG
- a CDS encoding protein kinase: protein MAELRPGATVGRFRLEREVARGGMGAVWAARDPEANGRLVALKTVIATKSSEKLSQLFVEEARIARAVRHPNLVELYEAGEERGVPYLAMEWVEGLTLRALAMRPEELPLSVILRICMEACDGLHAVHEARTDDGAPLDVVHRDVSPHNLLVSIEGRVKVIDFGIAKAKGRIATETTDGVLRGKVRYMSPEHARGSRLDRRADVWSLGVTLLEVTTGTTPFAGEHDVATLVQLLSAEPTIPDHPRLPPCVKAIVERALRRLPDERYPTAREMGTAIETAIATLGEKITRRGVARVVRLRLGTTKTEALPAPSFYGEDEEDVAPTALLKSPLRAPSPEALRRSEENTREATPPAHVLPSPARGFAPPASSGRSNGRFDEPRVGPLPGSENEELTDEELTNVRSIDVVVPASAPPTDARPRGAVASNAHAPTPTPAAPSRPKTVPLPPPAPSVPPPPPPPPSLAPAESPAAAAPPPARVTKPRHDAPTFKISRPGRTRRITPFVVVALALSLGIGAASYVASGSKSSATPPIASAAAPSATPAESESEAIAIVAPEPPPTASAAPDASASAHTAKTPVGHPNPKKKKK, encoded by the coding sequence ATGGCGGAGCTTCGCCCAGGCGCCACCGTCGGTCGCTTCCGGCTCGAGCGAGAGGTCGCGCGAGGCGGCATGGGCGCGGTGTGGGCGGCGCGCGACCCCGAGGCGAACGGCCGGCTCGTGGCGCTGAAGACCGTGATCGCGACCAAGAGCTCCGAGAAGCTCTCGCAGCTCTTCGTGGAGGAGGCGCGCATCGCGCGCGCCGTGCGCCACCCGAACCTCGTCGAGCTCTACGAGGCCGGCGAAGAGCGAGGGGTGCCCTACCTCGCGATGGAGTGGGTGGAGGGCCTCACGCTGAGGGCGCTCGCCATGCGCCCCGAGGAGCTCCCGCTCTCGGTGATCCTGCGCATCTGCATGGAGGCGTGCGACGGGCTACACGCCGTGCACGAGGCCCGCACCGACGACGGCGCGCCGCTCGACGTCGTTCACCGCGACGTGTCGCCGCACAACCTGCTCGTGAGCATCGAGGGGCGCGTGAAGGTGATCGACTTCGGCATCGCGAAGGCCAAGGGGCGCATCGCCACCGAGACCACCGACGGCGTGCTCCGCGGGAAGGTTCGGTACATGTCGCCCGAGCACGCGCGCGGGAGCCGGCTCGACCGCCGCGCCGACGTCTGGTCGCTCGGGGTCACGTTGCTCGAGGTCACCACGGGCACGACGCCCTTCGCCGGCGAGCACGACGTGGCGACCCTCGTGCAGCTCCTGTCGGCCGAGCCCACGATCCCCGACCACCCTCGCCTACCCCCGTGCGTGAAGGCGATCGTCGAGCGCGCGCTCCGACGCCTCCCCGACGAGCGTTACCCCACGGCGCGCGAGATGGGCACGGCGATCGAGACGGCGATCGCGACGCTCGGCGAGAAGATCACGCGGCGCGGGGTGGCGCGCGTGGTGAGGCTCCGGCTCGGCACGACGAAGACCGAAGCGCTCCCCGCGCCGAGCTTCTACGGCGAAGACGAAGAGGACGTCGCGCCCACCGCGCTCCTCAAGTCCCCGCTGCGCGCGCCCTCGCCCGAGGCCCTCCGGCGCAGCGAAGAGAACACCCGCGAGGCGACGCCGCCGGCCCACGTGCTGCCCTCCCCGGCACGAGGGTTCGCGCCTCCGGCGTCCTCCGGTCGATCGAACGGGAGGTTCGACGAGCCGCGCGTGGGGCCGCTGCCCGGCTCCGAGAACGAAGAGCTCACGGACGAAGAGCTCACGAACGTCCGCTCGATCGACGTCGTGGTACCTGCGTCTGCGCCACCGACGGACGCGCGGCCCCGAGGAGCCGTCGCGAGCAACGCGCACGCGCCAACGCCGACGCCCGCCGCGCCGAGTCGGCCCAAGACGGTGCCGCTTCCCCCGCCGGCGCCCTCGGTGCCTCCACCGCCCCCTCCGCCACCCTCGCTCGCCCCGGCCGAGTCCCCGGCGGCCGCGGCTCCCCCGCCGGCGCGCGTCACGAAGCCGCGGCACGACGCACCGACGTTCAAGATCTCGCGGCCAGGCCGAACGAGGCGCATCACGCCGTTCGTAGTGGTGGCCTTGGCGCTGTCGCTCGGGATCGGCGCGGCGAGCTACGTCGCGAGCGGGAGCAAGAGCTCTGCGACGCCCCCGATCGCGAGCGCCGCGGCGCCTTCCGCCACCCCTGCCGAGAGCGAGAGCGAGGCGATCGCGATCGTCGCCCCCGAACCTCCGCCCACCGCGTCGGCCGCTCCCGATGCCTCGGCTTCGGCGCACACCGCCAAAACACCGGTCGGGCACCCGAACCCGAAGAAGAAGAAGAAATGA
- a CDS encoding SRPBCC family protein: protein MTSFVRRALVVSSLLVAAAFVPGSATADAPLPPIGQPQVMVYSVPNSTTPKIVVRAHLPEPPRKVWAIVSDCSKYASRMPRVAKSRLVSKVGNKHTCEVTLSLPFPLSNLTAVTEAVHQESERKMSRRWKLVSGDYSVNDGSWEVEAADPEGKTSLVTYSVHAEPNTAVPDFLRAQAQKKALPELIARVGAEAAKLP, encoded by the coding sequence ATGACGTCGTTCGTTCGTCGCGCCCTCGTGGTCTCCTCCCTCCTCGTCGCCGCGGCGTTCGTGCCCGGCTCGGCCACGGCCGACGCCCCGCTCCCGCCCATCGGGCAGCCGCAGGTGATGGTCTACTCGGTGCCCAACAGCACCACGCCGAAGATCGTCGTGCGCGCGCACCTGCCCGAGCCGCCGCGCAAGGTGTGGGCCATCGTGTCCGACTGCTCGAAGTACGCGAGCCGCATGCCGCGCGTGGCAAAGTCCCGCCTCGTGTCGAAGGTCGGCAACAAACATACGTGCGAGGTCACGCTCTCGTTGCCGTTCCCGCTCTCGAACCTCACCGCCGTCACCGAGGCCGTGCACCAGGAGAGCGAGCGCAAGATGTCTCGCCGGTGGAAGCTCGTGAGCGGCGACTACTCGGTGAACGACGGGAGCTGGGAGGTCGAGGCCGCCGACCCCGAGGGCAAGACGAGCCTCGTCACGTACTCGGTGCACGCCGAGCCGAACACGGCGGTCCCCGATTTCCTTCGCGCCCAGGCCCAGAAGAAGGCGCTGCCGGAGCTCATTGCCCGCGTGGGAGCCGAGGCCGCGAAGCTCCCGTGA
- the cydB gene encoding cytochrome d ubiquinol oxidase subunit II, translating to MLGILLTGYAVLDGFDLGVGVLHLFARGDRERRVLLNSIGPLWDGNEVWLVTFGGALFAAFPRAYATALSGFYLPVMALLASLIGRAISIEFRSKRKGRAWRTYWDVSFFLSSTLAVFVMGVMAGHVVRGVPLDEEGEYAGVLADLLTPYPLLVGLLAVAASAMHGAVYLALKTEGELLERVRGWAWRAFFVFLALYVTVTVATLVTIPHVLVNFRAYPVAWVIVGLNVLAVANVPRALHHGKPGWAFVSTGALVAALAFLLAMAIFPNLVFDPWHPERSLTVAKAASSDDTLRLMRVIAFMGLPFIATYTFIVYWVFRGKTKLDTFSY from the coding sequence ATGCTGGGCATCCTGCTCACCGGGTACGCCGTGCTCGACGGCTTCGATCTCGGCGTCGGCGTGCTGCACCTCTTCGCGCGGGGCGATCGCGAGCGGCGCGTGCTCTTGAACTCGATCGGCCCGCTCTGGGACGGAAACGAGGTCTGGCTCGTGACCTTCGGCGGCGCGCTCTTCGCGGCCTTCCCGAGGGCGTACGCCACGGCCCTCTCCGGCTTCTATTTGCCCGTGATGGCGCTCCTCGCGAGCCTCATCGGGCGGGCCATTTCGATCGAGTTTCGCAGCAAGCGCAAGGGACGTGCATGGCGCACGTATTGGGACGTCTCGTTCTTCCTCTCGAGCACGCTCGCGGTCTTCGTGATGGGCGTCATGGCGGGGCACGTCGTGCGTGGCGTCCCGCTCGACGAAGAGGGCGAGTACGCCGGTGTGCTCGCGGATTTGCTCACGCCCTACCCCTTGCTCGTCGGGCTCCTCGCTGTGGCGGCTTCGGCCATGCACGGCGCGGTGTACCTCGCGCTGAAGACCGAGGGAGAGCTGCTCGAGCGCGTGCGCGGGTGGGCGTGGCGCGCGTTCTTCGTGTTCCTCGCGCTCTACGTCACGGTCACGGTCGCGACGCTCGTGACGATCCCGCACGTGCTCGTGAATTTCCGCGCGTACCCGGTCGCGTGGGTCATCGTGGGGCTCAACGTGCTCGCTGTGGCGAACGTGCCGCGCGCCCTCCACCACGGGAAGCCCGGCTGGGCATTCGTGTCGACGGGGGCGCTCGTCGCGGCGCTCGCGTTCCTGCTCGCGATGGCCATCTTCCCGAACCTCGTCTTCGATCCGTGGCACCCGGAGCGCTCGCTCACGGTCGCGAAGGCCGCCTCCTCGGACGACACGCTCCGCCTCATGCGCGTCATCGCCTTCATGGGCCTGCCCTTCATCGCGACCTACACGTTCATCGTCTACTGGGTCTTCCGCGGAAAGACGAAGCTCGACACCTTCAGCTACTGA
- a CDS encoding cytochrome ubiquinol oxidase subunit I produces MLGLARAQFALTIMFHYLFPPLSIGLGALMVVMEGLYLRTKDPTWSKLVRFWSRIFAVNFAVGVASGIVMEMQFGTNWATYSRFVGDVFGSALAAEGIFAFFLESGFLAVLVFGWDRVSPRMHFFATCMVFTGSVFSSVWIVIANSWQQTPAGHHIVGEGAARRAEIVDFWAMVHNPSAMPRLAHVLLGAFILGGFFVASVSAYHVLRGIEAEASKRALTLALAFAFASNVAMGLSGHEQANVVAEHQPAKLAAFEGHFRTSNEGVPLYLFGVPDVDAGRVRYGVGIPGMLSVLVKGDPNAPLPALDSVPPEDRPPVPVPFTAYHVMITLAGAMTGLSALALFFRARGTLFEKRWLLRALVPAVVMPYVANQAGWVAAEVGRQPWVVYGLLRTKDAASKVVHTEQIAISIAVFSVLYLALFAVWLVVLTDKILHGPGYAPKPEDDPDAGGEGLLAAAAALADPASPESLTAPAERASKEAT; encoded by the coding sequence ATGCTTGGCCTCGCGAGGGCGCAGTTCGCGCTCACCATCATGTTCCACTACCTGTTCCCGCCGCTCTCCATCGGGCTCGGGGCGCTCATGGTGGTGATGGAGGGCCTTTACCTCCGCACGAAGGACCCGACGTGGTCCAAGCTCGTTCGGTTCTGGAGCCGCATCTTCGCCGTCAACTTCGCGGTCGGCGTGGCCTCGGGCATCGTCATGGAGATGCAGTTCGGCACGAACTGGGCGACATACTCCCGCTTCGTGGGGGACGTGTTCGGCTCGGCGCTCGCGGCCGAGGGCATCTTCGCGTTCTTCCTCGAGTCGGGCTTCTTGGCGGTGCTCGTCTTCGGGTGGGACAGGGTCTCTCCGCGCATGCACTTCTTCGCGACGTGCATGGTCTTCACGGGCTCCGTGTTCTCGTCGGTGTGGATCGTGATCGCGAACTCGTGGCAGCAGACCCCCGCGGGGCACCACATCGTCGGCGAGGGCGCCGCGCGGCGGGCCGAGATCGTGGACTTCTGGGCGATGGTGCACAACCCGTCGGCCATGCCGCGCCTCGCGCACGTCTTGCTCGGGGCGTTCATCCTCGGCGGCTTCTTCGTCGCGAGCGTCTCGGCGTACCACGTGCTCCGCGGCATCGAGGCCGAGGCGAGCAAGCGCGCCCTCACCCTCGCGCTCGCGTTCGCCTTCGCGTCGAACGTGGCCATGGGCCTGTCGGGCCACGAGCAGGCGAACGTGGTGGCCGAGCACCAGCCCGCGAAGCTCGCCGCGTTCGAGGGCCATTTTCGCACCTCGAACGAGGGTGTGCCGCTCTACCTCTTCGGCGTCCCCGACGTGGACGCGGGGCGCGTGCGCTACGGCGTGGGCATCCCCGGCATGCTCAGCGTGCTCGTCAAAGGCGACCCGAACGCGCCGCTGCCTGCGCTCGACTCCGTGCCCCCCGAGGATCGCCCGCCGGTGCCCGTCCCCTTCACGGCGTACCACGTCATGATCACTCTCGCGGGCGCCATGACCGGCCTGTCGGCGCTCGCGCTCTTCTTCCGCGCCCGAGGCACCCTCTTCGAGAAGCGGTGGCTCCTCCGCGCCCTCGTGCCCGCCGTCGTCATGCCGTACGTGGCGAACCAAGCGGGCTGGGTCGCGGCCGAGGTGGGGCGCCAGCCGTGGGTCGTCTACGGGCTCCTCCGCACGAAGGACGCGGCCTCCAAGGTCGTGCACACGGAGCAGATCGCTATTTCGATCGCCGTCTTCTCGGTGCTCTACCTCGCGCTCTTCGCGGTGTGGCTCGTCGTGCTCACGGACAAAATCCTGCACGGCCCCGGCTACGCCCCGAAGCCCGAAGACGACCCCGACGCGGGCGGCGAGGGGCTCCTCGCGGCGGCCGCGGCGCTCGCGGACCCGGCCTCGCCCGAGTCTCTCACGGCACCCGCCGAGCGCGCGTCGAAGGAGGCCACGTGA